The following are encoded together in the Sphingomonas insulae genome:
- a CDS encoding phosphoribosyltransferase, with product MPVFTTIPHKAFVAAVRTLAGDLSAGDWTPDFIIGIGRGGLAPAVYLSHATGLPMLSVDYSSQVEDFADAPLLRLAERTRRGERLLFVDDINDSGRTIAHIRKPFVAAGATAAVLRFATLIDNVRSTERVDYRARTIDRLETKDWFVFPWEAVAPAAAIAEDAAEVPDRIA from the coding sequence ATGCCTGTTTTCACCACCATCCCGCATAAGGCGTTCGTGGCTGCGGTCCGGACATTGGCCGGGGACCTTTCCGCCGGCGACTGGACGCCCGATTTCATCATCGGCATCGGCCGCGGCGGGTTGGCGCCCGCGGTCTATCTGAGCCATGCGACCGGCCTGCCGATGCTGTCGGTCGACTATTCCAGCCAGGTCGAGGATTTCGCCGACGCCCCGTTGCTGCGACTGGCGGAGCGGACGCGCCGGGGCGAGCGATTGCTGTTCGTCGACGATATCAACGATTCGGGCCGGACGATCGCGCATATCCGCAAGCCGTTCGTCGCGGCGGGCGCGACCGCGGCGGTGCTGCGCTTCGCGACGCTGATCGACAATGTGCGGTCGACCGAGCGGGTCGATTATCGTGCACGGACGATCGACCGGCTCGAGACGAAGGACTGGTTCGTGTTCCCGTGGGAAGCGGTCGCGCCGGCTGCGGCGATCGCGGAGGATGCGGCCGAGGTGCCGGACCGGATCGCCTGA
- a CDS encoding cystathionine gamma-synthase family protein, with protein sequence MPDEAEMTGVEGSPPAKTVERIGDRKLKPSTMMMGHGFDPALSEGALKPPIFLTSTFVFPNAAAGKRHFEGVTGKRPGGADGLVYSRFNGPNQEILEDRLAIWEEAEDALAFSSGMSAIATLFLAMTKPGDTIVHSGPLYAATETLIGRILGKFGVKWLDFPAGATREEIDAVLTEAKTGNVALIYLESPANPTNALVDIQAVAASRDAIFADVDEKPPIAIDNTFLGPLWQQPLRHGADIVVYSLTKYAGGHSDLVAGGVLGTKAHINTIRSMRNTIGTICDPNTAWMLLRSLETLELRMSRAGENAVKVCAFLRDHPKVERVGYLGFLPDTPGMERQADIYARHCTGAGSTFSLIVKGGEAEAFRFLDALHIAKLAVSLGGTETLASHPAAMTHLSVPEERKAALGITDNLVRISIGVEDADDLIADFDQALNAI encoded by the coding sequence ATGCCAGACGAAGCAGAGATGACCGGTGTCGAGGGTAGCCCGCCGGCGAAGACGGTCGAGCGGATCGGCGATCGCAAGCTGAAGCCATCGACGATGATGATGGGCCACGGGTTCGACCCGGCGCTGTCCGAGGGCGCGCTGAAGCCGCCGATCTTCCTCACCTCCACCTTCGTCTTCCCCAACGCCGCCGCCGGCAAGCGCCATTTCGAGGGGGTCACGGGCAAGCGGCCGGGTGGTGCCGACGGTCTGGTCTATTCGCGCTTCAACGGCCCGAACCAGGAAATCCTCGAGGACCGGCTGGCGATCTGGGAAGAGGCGGAGGACGCGCTCGCATTCTCGTCGGGCATGTCGGCGATCGCGACTTTGTTCCTGGCGATGACCAAGCCGGGCGACACCATCGTCCATTCGGGGCCGCTGTATGCCGCGACCGAGACGCTGATCGGCCGCATCCTCGGCAAGTTCGGGGTGAAGTGGCTGGACTTCCCCGCCGGCGCCACGCGTGAGGAGATCGACGCCGTCCTGACCGAGGCGAAGACCGGCAACGTCGCGCTGATCTATCTGGAAAGCCCCGCCAATCCGACCAACGCGCTGGTCGATATCCAGGCCGTCGCCGCCAGCCGCGACGCGATCTTCGCCGACGTCGACGAAAAGCCGCCGATCGCGATCGACAACACGTTCCTTGGGCCGCTGTGGCAGCAGCCGCTGCGCCACGGTGCCGACATCGTCGTCTATTCTCTGACCAAATATGCCGGCGGGCACAGCGACCTGGTCGCGGGCGGCGTGCTGGGGACGAAGGCGCACATCAACACGATCCGTTCGATGCGCAACACGATCGGCACGATCTGCGATCCCAACACCGCATGGATGCTGCTGCGGTCGCTGGAGACGCTGGAACTGCGGATGAGCCGCGCGGGCGAGAATGCGGTGAAGGTCTGCGCCTTCCTGCGCGATCACCCCAAGGTGGAGCGCGTCGGTTATCTCGGCTTCCTGCCCGATACGCCGGGGATGGAACGGCAGGCGGACATCTATGCGCGCCATTGCACCGGCGCCGGATCGACGTTCTCGCTGATCGTGAAGGGCGGCGAGGCGGAAGCGTTCCGCTTCCTCGACGCGCTGCACATCGCCAAGCTGGCGGTGTCGCTGGGCGGGACCGAGACGCTCGCCAGCCACCCGGCGGCGATGACGCACCTGTCGGTGCCCGAGGAGCGCAAGGCGGCGCTGGGGATCACCGACAACCTGGTGCGCATCTCGATCGGCGTCGAGGATGCCGACGACCTGATCGCGGATTTCGACCAGGCGCTGAACGCGATCTGA
- the pgeF gene encoding peptidoglycan editing factor PgeF, translating to MAGVAHGFLGRRGGVSEGLFASLDLGRRSQEVDAWIGENRRRAIAAVSPGAALCTLYQIHSADVVHVERPYSHDERPRADAMVTDRPGVLLGILTADCAPVLFADVAAGVVGAAHAGWKGAIGGVTDATVAAMERIGARRDRIVAAIGPCIARASYEVDDGFLRTFAGADPANERFFAAGRDGHHQFDLEAYVAYRLATAGLARIEALGLDTYADEDRFFSYRRATHRGEADYGRQISLIGVE from the coding sequence ATGGCGGGCGTGGCGCACGGTTTCCTGGGCCGGCGCGGCGGCGTGTCCGAAGGGTTGTTCGCCAGCCTGGACCTCGGCCGCAGATCGCAGGAAGTCGATGCCTGGATCGGCGAGAACCGCCGACGCGCCATCGCCGCGGTATCGCCCGGCGCGGCGCTCTGCACCCTCTACCAGATCCATTCCGCGGATGTGGTCCACGTCGAGCGGCCGTATTCGCACGACGAGCGGCCGCGGGCCGATGCGATGGTGACCGACCGGCCGGGCGTGCTGCTCGGCATCCTGACCGCCGATTGCGCGCCGGTGCTGTTCGCCGACGTGGCCGCCGGCGTCGTCGGCGCCGCGCACGCTGGCTGGAAGGGGGCGATCGGCGGCGTCACCGATGCGACGGTGGCGGCGATGGAGCGGATCGGCGCACGGCGCGACCGCATCGTCGCCGCGATCGGGCCGTGCATCGCGCGGGCCTCGTACGAGGTCGACGACGGGTTCCTGCGGACCTTTGCCGGGGCCGATCCGGCGAACGAGCGGTTCTTTGCGGCGGGGCGCGACGGGCATCACCAATTCGATCTGGAAGCCTATGTCGCGTACCGGCTGGCCACGGCGGGGCTGGCACGGATCGAGGCGCTGGGGCTGGACACCTATGCCGACGAGGACCGGTTCTTCAGCTATCGCCGGGCGACGCATCGCGGCGAGGCGGATTACGGGCGGCAGATCAGCCTGATCGGGGTGGAGTAG
- a CDS encoding GNAT family N-acetyltransferase — protein MSAELRTPTVADAEAIAALMAACFTATFGHLYDPADLASFLDGLTLERWRTELADPAFAFLLAEVDGVGVGFAKMGPHSLPVEPAGPMIELRQLYLLGSQQGSGLAARMMDRVIATARDRGAGELFLSVYVDNVRARRFYERYGFEEIGIYTFMVGNHADEDHLMRLAL, from the coding sequence ATGAGCGCAGAACTGCGCACGCCCACGGTGGCCGATGCGGAGGCGATCGCCGCGCTGATGGCGGCATGCTTCACCGCGACGTTCGGGCACCTCTACGATCCGGCCGATCTTGCCAGCTTCCTCGACGGGCTGACGCTGGAGCGGTGGCGGACGGAACTCGCCGACCCCGCCTTCGCGTTCCTGCTGGCCGAGGTGGATGGCGTGGGCGTAGGCTTCGCCAAGATGGGGCCGCATTCGCTGCCCGTCGAACCCGCCGGCCCGATGATCGAGCTGCGGCAATTGTATCTGCTCGGCAGCCAGCAGGGCAGCGGCCTTGCCGCGCGGATGATGGACCGGGTGATCGCCACCGCGCGCGACCGGGGCGCGGGCGAGCTGTTCCTGTCCGTCTATGTCGACAACGTCCGCGCACGCCGCTTCTACGAACGCTACGGGTTCGAGGAGATCGGCATCTACACCTTCATGGTCGGCAACCATGCCGACGAGGATCACCTGATGCGGCTGGCGCTGTGA
- a CDS encoding class I SAM-dependent methyltransferase: MPVSQFMAAANAHYYATRDPLGAGGDFTTAPEISQMFGELIGLWCADLWDRAGWPDVAWVELGPGRGTLAQDALRAMARAGMTPPVHFVETSPLLRAAQAGRVPGATWHDTVETLPDGVATIVVANEFFDALPIRQLIRRGTGESGGWHERLIACQDTLFLPIAGKPVPADVLPEPLRDAPAGSVLEISPAGVAAMASLARRIAAQGGAMLVVDYGHEGPALGDTLQAVRGHAFANPFEAPGDTDLSAHVDFTTLAAAAQGAGTVAWGPVTQRDLLGQLGIDGRASALARHAPDRAESILADRARLMDGMGTLFKALAVTHRDWPVPAAFGA; this comes from the coding sequence ATGCCGGTGTCGCAGTTCATGGCGGCGGCCAATGCACATTATTATGCGACGCGCGACCCGCTGGGTGCGGGCGGCGACTTCACCACCGCGCCGGAAATCAGCCAGATGTTCGGCGAGCTCATCGGCCTGTGGTGCGCCGACCTGTGGGACCGGGCCGGCTGGCCGGACGTCGCCTGGGTGGAGCTGGGGCCGGGCCGGGGCACGCTGGCGCAGGATGCGTTGCGCGCGATGGCGCGGGCGGGGATGACCCCGCCGGTGCATTTCGTCGAGACGAGCCCGCTGCTCCGCGCCGCGCAGGCCGGGCGGGTGCCGGGGGCGACGTGGCACGATACGGTCGAGACGCTGCCCGACGGCGTCGCAACGATCGTCGTCGCCAACGAATTCTTCGACGCGCTGCCGATCCGCCAGCTGATCCGCCGCGGCACCGGCGAGAGCGGCGGCTGGCACGAGCGGCTGATCGCGTGCCAGGACACGCTGTTCCTGCCGATCGCGGGCAAGCCGGTGCCGGCCGACGTCCTGCCCGAACCGTTGCGCGATGCCCCCGCCGGATCGGTGCTGGAGATTTCGCCCGCCGGCGTCGCCGCGATGGCATCGCTCGCGCGCCGGATCGCGGCGCAGGGCGGCGCGATGCTGGTGGTCGATTACGGCCATGAAGGGCCGGCGCTCGGCGACACGCTGCAGGCGGTGCGCGGCCATGCTTTCGCCAATCCGTTCGAGGCGCCGGGCGACACCGACCTGTCCGCGCATGTCGATTTCACCACGCTCGCCGCCGCCGCGCAGGGTGCAGGCACGGTCGCCTGGGGCCCGGTGACGCAGCGCGACCTGCTGGGGCAGCTGGGCATCGACGGGCGAGCAAGCGCGCTGGCCCGCCATGCACCGGATCGGGCCGAATCGATCCTGGCCGACCGGGCGCGGCTGATGGACGGCATGGGGACGCTGTTCAAGGCGCTGGCGGTGACGCATCGCGACTGGCCCGTGCCGGCGGCGTTCGGCGCATGA
- a CDS encoding class I adenylate-forming enzyme family protein, producing MRTPLDERMDATMAALTGAGGMLALGSADRDGHSYPIIAAAPPSLPYYFAHYCQEHADKTFLVSGDERLTFAQTYAAATRVAQALVATHGLGRGERVGIAMRNSPSWIVLYMGIVMAGGVATLLNGWWQAEELDAAIREVDCTLVLADPPRAKRLAGTAATVVAIDDAQPLDTALAALLAAADPAVALPSVGAADHATILFTSGSTGRSKGALADHRGVVQGIFNYLAQALMMLGIASQDGNPPTEQPSTLLTLPLFHVTAEIPVMLQSFAMGRKLVLMPKWDAREAMRLIAAERVSYFVGVPLMSFEILTHPDRGDYDLSTVTDFAAGGAPRPVEHVRRIDAEMGGAAPLIGYGLTETNAVGTGNWRTNYLAKPNSAGRPSAPLVDLAILDDAGAPVAQGVRGEVCIRSICNFLRYWNRPEDTAACMTADGYFRTGDIGYLDADGYLFIVDRKKDIIIRGGENISCQEVEAALYSHPAVAEAAVFGLADERFGEVPGAVVHARDGETLDEAALQAFLADHIAAFKVPTQIWVSAVALPRLGTEKIDKVTLRKTYRAQA from the coding sequence ATGCGGACGCCCCTCGACGAGCGCATGGACGCGACCATGGCCGCGCTGACCGGTGCCGGCGGCATGCTGGCATTGGGGTCGGCGGACCGGGACGGGCACAGCTATCCGATCATCGCCGCCGCACCGCCGTCGCTACCCTATTATTTTGCCCATTATTGTCAGGAGCATGCGGACAAGACGTTCCTCGTGTCCGGCGACGAGCGGCTCACCTTCGCCCAGACCTACGCCGCCGCGACCCGCGTTGCGCAGGCGCTGGTCGCCACGCATGGCCTGGGCCGGGGCGAGCGCGTCGGCATCGCGATGCGCAATTCGCCGTCGTGGATCGTCCTCTACATGGGGATCGTCATGGCGGGCGGCGTCGCCACCCTGCTCAACGGCTGGTGGCAGGCAGAGGAACTGGACGCGGCGATTCGCGAGGTCGATTGCACGCTGGTGCTCGCCGATCCGCCGCGTGCGAAGCGCCTTGCCGGTACCGCGGCGACCGTCGTTGCGATCGACGATGCGCAGCCGCTCGACACCGCGCTCGCGGCGCTGCTGGCGGCGGCCGACCCCGCCGTCGCCCTGCCGTCGGTCGGCGCCGCCGACCATGCGACGATCCTGTTCACCTCCGGCTCGACCGGCCGGTCGAAGGGCGCGCTCGCCGATCATCGCGGCGTGGTCCAGGGCATCTTCAACTATCTGGCGCAGGCGCTGATGATGCTCGGCATCGCCAGCCAGGACGGCAACCCGCCGACCGAACAGCCCTCGACCCTGCTGACGCTGCCGCTGTTCCACGTCACCGCCGAAATCCCGGTGATGCTGCAAAGCTTCGCGATGGGGCGCAAGCTGGTGCTGATGCCGAAATGGGACGCGCGCGAGGCGATGCGCCTGATCGCGGCGGAACGGGTCAGCTATTTCGTCGGCGTGCCGCTGATGAGCTTCGAGATCCTGACCCATCCCGACCGCGGCGACTACGACCTGTCGACTGTCACCGACTTCGCCGCCGGCGGCGCGCCGCGCCCGGTCGAGCACGTGCGGCGGATCGATGCGGAAATGGGCGGCGCCGCACCCCTCATCGGCTATGGCCTCACCGAAACCAATGCGGTCGGCACCGGCAACTGGCGCACCAACTATCTCGCCAAGCCCAACAGCGCCGGGCGCCCGTCCGCCCCGCTGGTCGACCTTGCGATCCTCGACGATGCCGGCGCGCCCGTCGCACAGGGTGTCCGCGGCGAGGTATGCATCCGCTCGATCTGCAATTTCCTGCGCTACTGGAACCGGCCGGAGGATACCGCCGCCTGCATGACCGCGGACGGCTATTTCCGCACCGGCGACATCGGTTACCTCGATGCGGACGGCTATCTGTTCATCGTCGATCGCAAGAAGGACATCATCATCCGCGGCGGCGAGAACATCTCGTGCCAGGAGGTCGAGGCGGCACTCTACTCCCATCCCGCGGTGGCGGAGGCGGCGGTGTTCGGCCTCGCCGACGAACGCTTCGGCGAGGTGCCGGGCGCCGTCGTCCATGCCCGCGACGGCGAAACGCTGGACGAGGCGGCGTTGCAGGCGTTCCTCGCCGACCACATCGCCGCGTTCAAGGTGCCGACCCAAATCTGGGTATCCGCCGTCGCCCTGCCGCGCCTCGGCACGGAAAAGATCGACAAAGTCACGCTGCGAAAGACGTACCGCGCGCAGGCCTGA
- the hemH gene encoding ferrochelatase, with protein MTSPHPPAGHPPIPPRKIGVLLTNLGTPDAPDAKSVKRYLGEFLSDRRVVEIPAIAWQPILRGIILNTRPKKSAHAYGLVWGEDGSPLAAITRRQSQALQGAFGQHVLVDYAMRYGNPPIADRLIAMKDAGCERILIAPLYPQYCAATTATANDRAFAALAGLRWQPAIRTLPPYHDDPAYIGALKDQVESQLAALDFTPDAIVASFHGMPKRTLELGDPYHCHCQKTARLLGEALAPVLGGREVTIAFQSRFGPAKWLGPATDETLAALPGRGVRKVAVIAPGFSADCLETLEELAIRGRESFVAAGGTDFAYLPCLNDGAPGMAMLRTLIRRELLGWIDQDM; from the coding sequence ATGACGTCGCCACACCCGCCCGCCGGCCACCCGCCGATTCCACCGCGCAAGATCGGCGTGCTGCTGACCAACCTCGGCACCCCCGACGCGCCCGATGCGAAATCGGTGAAGCGCTACCTCGGCGAATTCCTCTCCGACCGGCGCGTGGTGGAAATCCCCGCCATCGCGTGGCAGCCGATCCTGCGCGGCATCATCCTCAACACCCGCCCGAAAAAGTCGGCGCATGCCTATGGCCTGGTGTGGGGCGAGGACGGATCGCCGCTCGCCGCGATCACCCGCCGCCAGTCGCAGGCGTTGCAGGGGGCGTTCGGGCAGCACGTGCTGGTCGATTACGCCATGCGCTACGGCAACCCGCCGATCGCCGATCGCCTGATCGCGATGAAGGATGCCGGCTGCGAACGCATCCTGATCGCCCCGCTCTATCCGCAATATTGCGCGGCGACGACCGCGACCGCCAACGACAGGGCGTTCGCGGCGCTCGCCGGCCTGCGCTGGCAACCCGCGATCCGGACCCTGCCGCCCTATCACGACGATCCTGCCTATATCGGCGCGCTGAAGGATCAGGTCGAATCGCAGCTGGCGGCGCTGGATTTCACCCCCGACGCGATCGTCGCAAGCTTTCACGGCATGCCGAAGCGGACGTTGGAGCTGGGCGATCCCTATCATTGCCATTGCCAGAAGACCGCGCGCCTGCTCGGCGAGGCCCTGGCGCCGGTCCTTGGCGGGCGCGAGGTGACGATCGCATTCCAGTCGCGCTTCGGCCCGGCCAAATGGCTCGGGCCCGCTACCGACGAAACGCTGGCGGCATTGCCGGGCCGGGGCGTGCGCAAGGTCGCGGTGATCGCCCCCGGCTTTTCCGCCGACTGCCTGGAAACGCTGGAGGAACTGGCGATCCGTGGGCGCGAGAGCTTCGTCGCGGCGGGCGGGACCGATTTCGCCTATCTGCCCTGCCTCAACGATGGCGCACCCGGCATGGCGATGCTGCGGACGCTGATCCGGCGCGAACTGCTCGGCTGGATCGATCAGGACATGTAA
- the phbB gene encoding acetoacetyl-CoA reductase yields MARVAIVTGGTRGIGEAISLALKDAGITVAANYAGNDERAREFTDRTGIAAYKWDVSDFDACQDGCAKVAADLGEVDIVVNNAGITRDGTILKLTHQQWKEVIDTNLGGCFNMAKAVFPGMRTRKWGRIVNIGSINGQAGQYGQVNYAAAKSGIHGFTKALAQEGARAGVTVNAIAPGYIDTDMVAAVPADVLEKIVAKIPVGRLGQASEIARGVAFLCSEEGGFVTGSTLSINGGQHMY; encoded by the coding sequence ATGGCCAGAGTTGCGATCGTCACGGGCGGCACGCGCGGGATCGGCGAGGCGATCAGTCTTGCCCTCAAGGATGCCGGCATCACCGTGGCCGCCAATTATGCCGGCAACGACGAACGGGCCCGCGAATTCACCGACCGCACCGGCATCGCCGCCTACAAATGGGACGTGTCCGATTTCGACGCCTGCCAGGACGGCTGTGCGAAGGTCGCCGCCGACCTCGGCGAGGTGGACATCGTCGTCAACAATGCCGGCATCACCCGCGACGGCACCATCCTCAAGCTGACCCACCAGCAGTGGAAGGAAGTGATCGACACCAACCTTGGCGGTTGCTTCAACATGGCCAAGGCGGTGTTCCCCGGCATGCGGACCCGCAAATGGGGACGCATCGTCAACATCGGCTCGATCAACGGGCAGGCCGGGCAATATGGCCAGGTGAATTATGCCGCGGCGAAATCGGGTATCCACGGCTTCACCAAAGCTCTGGCGCAGGAAGGCGCGCGGGCCGGCGTCACCGTCAACGCGATCGCGCCGGGCTATATCGACACGGACATGGTCGCCGCGGTCCCCGCCGACGTGCTCGAAAAGATCGTCGCCAAAATCCCGGTCGGCCGCCTCGGCCAGGCCAGCGAGATCGCCCGCGGCGTCGCCTTCCTGTGTTCGGAAGAGGGCGGCTTCGTCACCGGCTCGACGCTCAGCATCAACGGCGGGCAGCATATGTACTGA
- a CDS encoding glycine zipper 2TM domain-containing protein has protein sequence MLKTLSLAGAALAMTATALVPVTPAVAQRGYYGDRGYDRGYRDDRGYRGERIYRGDRGYYRDRGGRRCNNGSTGTIVGAIAGGLLGRTIDTRGDRSLGTLGGAVAGGLAGRALERSDRPGYCR, from the coding sequence ATGCTGAAGACCCTGAGCCTTGCCGGTGCAGCCCTTGCGATGACCGCCACCGCGCTGGTCCCCGTCACCCCTGCCGTTGCGCAGCGCGGTTACTACGGCGACCGCGGGTATGACCGCGGCTATCGCGACGATCGCGGTTACCGCGGCGAGCGCATCTATCGTGGCGATCGCGGCTATTACCGGGACCGTGGCGGCCGTCGCTGCAACAACGGCAGCACCGGCACGATCGTCGGCGCGATCGCCGGTGGTCTGCTCGGCCGGACGATCGATACCCGCGGCGACCGTTCGCTCGGCACGCTGGGCGGCGCCGTCGCCGGTGGCCTGGCCGGTCGCGCGCTCGAACGGTCGGACCGTCCCGGATACTGCCGCTAA
- a CDS encoding esterase-like activity of phytase family protein produces MRILFVILAVLLIVPGWTGEQRLALLGDKPQLIATRVALDPADSRRVRLGALTYLGGVQLRSIDPAFGGYSALGVVKQADGNRFTMLSDGGNVVAFTMGDDWRPRRLRFLNLPAGPGIGWEKRDRDTESMVVDAATGRIWVGFERYNAVWRYAPGFARAEAQRVPAAMASWPVNGGPESMAVLPDGRFVVIGEERHVPRQRWRGLESDRLQSRDALIFPGDPIDTAPARFAYLPAGRYDPADAAALPNGDLLVLDRAFRLPYRFSNRLSLVPAAAIQSGHAARGSLLATLDAPLIHDNFEGLATTQEGGATIIWMVSDDNQSVLQRTLLLKFCLDR; encoded by the coding sequence ATGCGTATCCTGTTCGTGATCCTGGCGGTGCTGCTGATCGTCCCCGGCTGGACCGGCGAACAGCGCCTGGCCCTGCTCGGCGACAAACCGCAGCTGATTGCGACCCGCGTCGCCCTTGACCCCGCCGATTCGCGCCGCGTCCGACTGGGTGCGCTGACCTATCTCGGCGGCGTGCAGTTGCGCAGTATCGATCCGGCGTTCGGCGGCTATTCCGCCTTGGGCGTCGTCAAGCAGGCCGACGGCAATCGTTTCACAATGCTGAGCGATGGCGGCAACGTCGTCGCCTTCACGATGGGCGACGACTGGAGACCGCGCCGTCTCCGCTTTCTCAACCTGCCCGCCGGGCCCGGCATCGGTTGGGAAAAGCGTGATCGCGATACCGAATCGATGGTCGTTGATGCGGCGACCGGGCGAATCTGGGTGGGCTTCGAACGCTATAATGCGGTCTGGCGCTACGCCCCCGGCTTTGCCAGGGCGGAGGCGCAGCGGGTGCCGGCAGCGATGGCGTCCTGGCCCGTCAACGGCGGCCCCGAATCGATGGCCGTGCTCCCCGATGGCCGCTTCGTGGTGATCGGGGAGGAACGGCACGTCCCACGGCAACGCTGGCGCGGATTGGAATCGGATCGCTTGCAAAGCCGCGATGCGCTGATCTTTCCAGGCGACCCGATCGACACCGCACCGGCCCGTTTCGCCTATCTGCCGGCGGGGCGCTACGATCCTGCCGATGCTGCGGCGCTGCCCAACGGCGATCTGCTGGTGCTCGATCGCGCCTTCCGACTACCCTATCGGTTCAGCAACCGGCTGTCGCTGGTGCCGGCCGCGGCGATCCAATCCGGACATGCCGCGCGCGGTTCGCTGCTGGCGACACTCGATGCCCCGCTCATCCACGACAATTTCGAAGGGCTGGCGACCACGCAGGAAGGCGGGGCGACGATCATATGGATGGTGTCGGATGACAACCAGTCGGTGCTGCAACGCACCCTATTGCTGAAATTCTGCCTCGATCGATAG
- the rpmB gene encoding 50S ribosomal protein L28, whose product MSRICELTGKGRQVGNNVSHANNKTKRTFLPNLQNVTLMSESLEKSVRLRVSTHGLRSVEHNGGLDNWLVKTSEDKLSLRCRRLKREIAKKLSTTAEAA is encoded by the coding sequence ATGTCGCGCATCTGCGAGCTGACCGGCAAGGGCCGGCAGGTTGGAAACAACGTTTCCCACGCCAACAACAAGACCAAGCGTACGTTCCTGCCGAACCTGCAGAACGTCACGTTGATGTCCGAATCGCTCGAGAAGAGCGTCCGCCTGCGCGTGTCGACGCACGGCCTGCGTTCGGTCGAGCATAACGGCGGACTCGACAACTGGCTGGTGAAGACGAGCGAAGACAAGCTGTCGCTGCGTTGCCGCCGTCTGAAGCGCGAGATCGCCAAGAAGCTGTCGACGACCGCCGAAGCCGCCTGA
- a CDS encoding nucleoside deaminase, producing the protein MRRALDIAAAAARSGEVPVGAVIVHAGTIVAAAANAPRALCDPTAHAEMCVIREAAAALGRDRLDDCSLWVTLEPCAMCAGAIAHARIPRLYFGASDPKGGAVDHGPRLFGHPTIHHRPEVYGGIGEAEAAALLRDFFRERRA; encoded by the coding sequence ATGCGCCGCGCGCTCGATATCGCGGCAGCGGCGGCGCGAAGCGGCGAAGTGCCGGTCGGCGCCGTCATCGTGCATGCCGGAACGATCGTCGCGGCGGCGGCGAACGCGCCCCGCGCGCTCTGCGATCCGACCGCGCATGCCGAGATGTGCGTGATTCGCGAGGCGGCAGCTGCGCTTGGCCGCGACCGGCTGGACGATTGTTCCTTGTGGGTGACGCTGGAGCCATGCGCGATGTGCGCGGGCGCCATCGCTCATGCCCGCATCCCTAGGCTGTATTTCGGCGCGAGCGATCCCAAGGGGGGGGCGGTCGATCACGGCCCCCGGCTGTTCGGGCATCCCACGATACATCATCGACCCGAGGTCTATGGCGGCATCGGCGAGGCGGAGGCCGCTGCGCTGCTCCGCGATTTCTTCCGCGAACGCAGGGCCTGA
- a CDS encoding OmpA family protein, whose product MKSRFLAAALAALVTTSACTTDPETGERRISKTAIGGIGGALGGYLLGDLVGGRRDRTEKILGAGIGGLAGAGIGAYMDKQERDLRARTAGTDVQVTREGDNLVLNIPSGITFAYDSADVQPQFKRTLDQVADTLAQYNQTYIDVYGHTDSTGSDAYNQTLSERRATSVADYLASRGVQPARIGTRGFGESQPIASNDTDAGRAANRRVEVKIVPISQNDLR is encoded by the coding sequence ATGAAATCCAGATTCCTCGCCGCCGCCCTCGCGGCACTGGTCACCACCAGCGCCTGCACGACGGATCCCGAGACGGGCGAACGCCGCATTTCGAAGACCGCGATCGGCGGCATCGGCGGGGCGCTCGGCGGCTATCTGCTCGGCGATCTGGTCGGCGGGCGGCGCGACCGTACCGAGAAGATCCTGGGCGCCGGCATCGGCGGCCTCGCCGGTGCGGGGATCGGCGCGTACATGGACAAGCAGGAGCGCGACCTGCGTGCCCGTACCGCCGGTACCGACGTGCAGGTGACGCGCGAGGGCGACAATCTGGTGCTCAACATCCCGTCGGGAATCACCTTCGCCTACGACAGCGCCGACGTGCAACCGCAGTTCAAGCGGACGCTGGATCAGGTCGCGGATACGCTGGCGCAATATAACCAGACCTATATCGACGTGTACGGCCATACCGATTCGACCGGGTCGGATGCGTACAACCAGACGCTGTCCGAACGTCGGGCGACGTCCGTCGCGGACTATCTCGCCAGCCGCGGCGTGCAGCCGGCGCGCATCGGCACGCGCGGCTTCGGCGAATCGCAGCCGATCGCCTCGAACGACACCGACGCGGGTCGTGCAGCGAATCGCCGCGTCGAGGTGAAGATCGTCCCGATCTCGCAGAACGACCTGCGTTGA